In the genome of Coraliomargarita algicola, one region contains:
- a CDS encoding DMT family transporter, translated as MVRSVIATRKQGILHAHLAALLFGGTALFAKLIPLAADVITFWRTVVAMFVMWLLCRLTGRSMKLERRRDVYYQIGLGAMFGIHWATYYASIQVSTVAIGITSLFVAPVLSVLIEAVMRREWPDVVDLLLCGVVFLGVLCLIPNFDWNSGYLKGVVLGVISALFLALRQNLHHRSRAKNSSSLVLLFYQLIGIAVLFAYAGVGIPQDDLKDNWVNLLLLGVFFTAIPHFLNVSALRELEAKSVLIITSLMVPYGIVLGLFFLDEVPAPRTLIGCLLVMVAATAENLRMRR; from the coding sequence ATGGTGCGCAGCGTGATTGCCACTCGAAAACAAGGAATACTACACGCTCATCTGGCTGCGCTGCTGTTTGGGGGCACGGCACTGTTTGCGAAGTTGATTCCACTCGCTGCCGATGTGATCACATTTTGGCGCACTGTTGTGGCCATGTTTGTGATGTGGCTACTTTGTCGCCTGACCGGGCGCTCCATGAAGCTTGAGCGTCGGCGCGACGTGTATTATCAGATCGGACTCGGTGCTATGTTTGGCATCCATTGGGCCACCTATTATGCATCCATTCAAGTGTCGACGGTGGCGATCGGCATTACCTCGCTCTTTGTGGCGCCTGTGCTCTCTGTATTGATTGAGGCTGTCATGCGTCGAGAGTGGCCGGATGTGGTGGACTTATTACTTTGTGGAGTCGTCTTTCTAGGGGTGCTGTGCCTGATTCCGAACTTTGATTGGAACAGTGGCTACCTCAAAGGCGTGGTGCTAGGTGTGATCTCCGCGCTCTTTCTCGCGCTGCGACAAAACCTGCATCACCGCAGTCGGGCGAAAAATTCCTCCAGCTTAGTGCTCTTATTCTATCAATTGATCGGGATCGCAGTTCTGTTTGCGTATGCAGGCGTCGGCATTCCACAGGACGATTTGAAAGACAATTGGGTCAATCTATTACTTTTAGGCGTTTTTTTTACCGCAATCCCACACTTCCTCAACGTCTCCGCCTTGCGCGAACTGGAGGCGAAAAGTGTTTTAATCATCACCAGTTTGATGGTGCCCTATGGGATTGTACTCGGCCTGTTTTTCTTGGACGAAGTGCCCGCCCCGCGCACACTGATAGGTTGCCTTTTAGTGATGGTTGCAGCCACTGCGGAAAATTTACGCATGCGACGTTAG
- a CDS encoding tetratricopeptide repeat protein, with amino-acid sequence MLLRTLIFGLLLNLTGLYLCAVPQTDRIEFYYGIAEGNYLIGDLQGAERGIEQMLRLNPDHLPALTLQARVMLDQGKAEQALAAAERAIALAPNNHEHKLLKALILGNMQRRDAASALIQEVIAQAPTTSDDARAANQLLGLLRMAAGEWDQAAEAFNNIYLADPASAGSSLRLSSEAYLEKARASMAAGEHDAAVAAIDQAIGVYQHQTGQEALEQRTTLRLIRARLLSQLGRFEAAIKDLQVLTGQQPENYEALITLASLYASVERWDSLEAIIRPIAQQPQLKDVALYLEGRAALAKNRVGTARAKFEAAIDALPKEADLLRRSLYFYRGICLQKLDRPAEAETALLAAIDAGFRPETSEEALIASRTLLRAQRPGDAIPILEAITLNRIAPDAAVWAMLGRAHLAADTPALALSAFNESLLIDPEQVDTRALRGSLLRKIGDLAGALSDYQVARRLAPENASIAYASGLVHLQLGEIPQAEQVIAGAAQQLPDNAGIQLLHALLAHTTSQPDAAIASLRRYQTKVTENPNPTALYLDFLLDSQDLKKLNDDEVSRYFKGEYTRKQALDASGKAETPEQARRQICSTAFWLAQFEHAQGKDTSSQELLKIALEAGNSDLTEFQLAKWQLGKD; translated from the coding sequence ATGCTTCTTCGCACTCTCATTTTCGGCCTACTCTTGAACCTGACTGGCCTCTATTTATGCGCAGTCCCCCAAACCGACCGTATCGAGTTCTACTACGGCATCGCCGAAGGTAACTATCTGATCGGTGATCTGCAAGGGGCTGAACGCGGTATAGAGCAGATGCTACGCCTGAACCCCGACCACCTACCTGCGCTCACCCTGCAGGCTCGCGTGATGCTCGACCAAGGCAAAGCCGAACAAGCCCTGGCCGCAGCCGAGCGCGCCATCGCCCTCGCCCCCAACAACCACGAACACAAACTACTGAAAGCACTCATACTTGGCAATATGCAACGCCGCGACGCAGCCAGCGCCCTCATACAAGAAGTGATCGCGCAAGCCCCCACCACCAGCGACGACGCGCGCGCAGCCAACCAATTGCTCGGCCTACTACGCATGGCTGCAGGCGAATGGGACCAAGCTGCCGAGGCTTTTAACAACATCTACTTGGCCGATCCTGCCAGCGCAGGCAGCAGTCTGCGCCTCAGCAGCGAAGCCTATCTGGAAAAAGCCCGCGCCAGTATGGCCGCCGGCGAACACGATGCCGCCGTCGCCGCCATCGACCAAGCCATCGGCGTCTACCAACACCAAACTGGGCAAGAAGCCCTGGAACAACGCACCACGCTACGCCTCATTCGCGCCCGCCTGCTATCCCAACTCGGCCGCTTCGAAGCCGCCATCAAAGACTTACAAGTCCTCACCGGCCAACAACCTGAAAACTACGAAGCTCTCATCACCCTCGCATCGCTTTACGCCAGTGTCGAGCGTTGGGACTCCCTCGAAGCCATCATCCGCCCCATCGCCCAACAACCACAACTCAAAGACGTCGCACTCTACCTCGAAGGCCGCGCCGCACTGGCCAAAAACCGAGTCGGCACCGCACGCGCCAAATTCGAAGCCGCCATCGACGCCCTGCCCAAAGAAGCCGACCTGCTACGCCGCTCGCTCTATTTCTACCGCGGGATCTGCCTGCAAAAGCTTGACCGTCCGGCAGAAGCGGAGACCGCCCTACTCGCCGCCATCGACGCAGGCTTCCGCCCTGAAACCAGCGAAGAAGCCCTCATCGCCAGCCGCACTCTGCTACGCGCTCAACGCCCCGGCGATGCCATTCCAATACTGGAGGCCATCACCTTAAATCGTATCGCGCCCGATGCCGCGGTCTGGGCAATGCTCGGGCGCGCACATCTTGCAGCCGACACCCCGGCTCTAGCACTCAGCGCCTTTAACGAATCTTTGCTGATAGACCCTGAACAAGTCGACACCCGTGCCCTGCGCGGCTCGCTCCTACGCAAAATCGGCGATCTCGCAGGCGCCCTCAGCGACTACCAAGTAGCCCGTCGCTTGGCCCCGGAAAATGCATCTATCGCCTATGCCAGCGGACTCGTTCACTTACAGCTCGGAGAGATCCCCCAAGCCGAACAAGTCATCGCCGGAGCGGCTCAGCAACTCCCCGACAACGCGGGCATCCAATTGCTACATGCACTCCTCGCCCACACCACCAGCCAGCCCGACGCGGCCATTGCATCGCTGCGCAGGTATCAAACAAAGGTCACAGAAAACCCAAACCCCACAGCACTCTACCTCGACTTCCTGCTCGATTCGCAAGATTTGAAAAAGTTAAACGACGATGAAGTCAGCCGTTATTTCAAAGGAGAATACACACGCAAACAAGCACTGGACGCCTCCGGAAAAGCCGAAACGCCCGAACAAGCCCGCAGGCAGATCTGCTCGACCGCCTTTTGGCTAGCGCAATTTGAACACGCTCAAGGCAAGGACACGAGCAGCCAAGAGTTACTCAAGATCGCGCTCGAAGCCGGCAATTCCGATCTAACAGAATTCCAACTAGCCAAATGGCAGCTCGGGAAAGATTAA
- a CDS encoding HAMP domain-containing sensor histidine kinase, producing MTLSLKWKIQAWYALVLAVVLGHFGIGFYHYEKAHRLGQVDAMLDQKMGPILFEAERKLPDGPRGPPRNKSSAFAPQPGLEPGGGWVRRTLPIDEFNQSRRKDFKQDAFAYFNDQLARSGHYAYAFSRKTGELVFKSEGAPELDFPTQMPPGYHLRTREGRYRELYHASPSTALLTGYHLDALQEELGHLKLQITGGTVSVYVLSLILGGILVFRSVAPLEEIRRTASAISKGDVKARIHKSTDSSTNEIRLLSRDLNTTFETLSQLYHRQVQFTSDASHELRTPLTALVSHIDLGLDRVRSPEEYVKLFATCKRSATRIQRITDDLLELSRLDSGEVRLDLEPMPLDSLLQDLCEDLRPHIERNGSLLEMDLKPVRLCCDPFRLEQVVTNLVNNALQHNSQPIKIGIHCALERDWVKIEAVDNGKGIQAENIDKLFDRFYREDPSHSANGRAINVGLGLAISKAIVEAHGGSIHVSSQSGVETKFSIRLPL from the coding sequence ATGACGCTCTCGCTTAAATGGAAAATACAGGCCTGGTACGCCTTGGTGCTTGCCGTCGTGCTTGGCCACTTTGGTATCGGTTTTTATCACTACGAAAAAGCACACCGGTTGGGGCAGGTCGATGCGATGCTCGATCAAAAGATGGGGCCGATCCTGTTTGAAGCCGAAAGGAAGCTCCCGGACGGGCCCCGCGGCCCGCCGCGAAATAAATCCTCGGCGTTTGCCCCGCAGCCTGGATTGGAGCCCGGAGGGGGGTGGGTGCGCCGCACCTTGCCGATTGATGAATTTAACCAATCGAGACGGAAAGATTTCAAGCAGGATGCCTTCGCTTATTTTAATGATCAACTCGCACGGAGTGGACACTACGCTTACGCTTTCAGTCGAAAGACTGGTGAGTTGGTATTCAAATCGGAGGGTGCTCCTGAGCTGGACTTCCCAACTCAAATGCCTCCCGGCTATCACCTACGCACACGAGAAGGCCGTTACCGCGAACTCTACCACGCCTCACCCTCGACCGCGCTGCTCACCGGATATCATCTCGACGCGCTCCAGGAGGAGCTCGGGCACCTAAAGCTGCAAATTACGGGTGGGACCGTTTCGGTCTATGTTCTCAGCTTGATTCTCGGGGGAATTCTCGTCTTCCGCTCCGTCGCGCCCTTAGAAGAAATCCGTCGCACCGCTTCTGCCATTTCCAAAGGCGACGTTAAAGCACGGATACACAAGTCTACAGATAGCTCCACGAATGAAATTCGGCTGCTTTCACGTGACTTGAATACTACCTTCGAAACGCTTTCACAGCTTTACCACCGTCAGGTGCAGTTTACCTCCGACGCATCGCACGAGCTGCGAACGCCGTTGACAGCGCTGGTTTCGCACATCGACCTTGGGCTTGATCGTGTCCGCAGCCCGGAGGAATATGTCAAACTTTTTGCGACCTGCAAACGCTCCGCCACACGCATTCAACGAATCACCGATGATCTATTAGAACTTTCGCGGCTCGACTCAGGCGAGGTCAGGCTTGATCTGGAGCCGATGCCGCTAGACTCGTTGCTACAGGATTTATGCGAAGACTTACGGCCGCACATCGAGAGAAATGGAAGCCTCCTGGAAATGGATTTGAAACCGGTGAGGCTTTGCTGTGATCCGTTTCGCTTAGAGCAGGTGGTGACGAACCTGGTCAATAACGCCTTGCAGCACAACTCGCAGCCGATCAAAATCGGTATCCACTGCGCACTTGAGAGAGACTGGGTAAAGATCGAAGCCGTGGATAACGGGAAAGGAATCCAAGCGGAAAATATCGATAAATTGTTTGACCGGTTTTACCGGGAAGACCCATCGCACAGTGCAAATGGGAGAGCAATAAATGTCGGGTTGGGCCTGGCTATTTCGAAAGCAATCGTTGAAGCGCACGGAGGGAGTATCCATGTTTCCAGCCAGTCGGGAGTTGAAACCAAGTTTAGCATTCGCCTGCCGCTGTAG
- a CDS encoding choice-of-anchor Q domain-containing protein, translating to MGDQFNAFADLGLLADNGGPTFTHALGSSSDAIDAGMTDLTTDQRGFFRLAGLADDIGAYELGAIPEPETFALIAALGALGLVMTKRRR from the coding sequence ATGGGAGACCAGTTTAATGCCTTCGCCGACCTTGGACTTCTGGCTGATAATGGAGGGCCCACCTTCACCCACGCGCTCGGAAGTTCCAGCGATGCCATTGATGCCGGAATGACCGATCTAACGACCGATCAACGCGGTTTTTTCCGTCTGGCGGGCTTGGCCGATGACATCGGTGCCTATGAACTCGGTGCCATTCCCGAGCCGGAGACCTTCGCCCTCATCGCCGCCCTTGGCGCACTGGGGCTAGTCATGACGAAACGGCGACGCTAA
- a CDS encoding transposase produces MERRNGIEGTQSELIRAYGLRKARYRGLAKVSLQNHLIGTACNLNRLFRRITWENLQSPSLQPCAN; encoded by the coding sequence ATGGAGCGGCGCAACGGAATCGAAGGCACACAAAGCGAACTGATCAGAGCTTACGGACTACGCAAAGCGCGCTATCGTGGACTGGCAAAAGTGAGTCTGCAAAATCACCTGATCGGAACTGCGTGCAACTTAAACCGATTGTTCCGGCGCATCACCTGGGAAAATCTCCAAAGCCCCTCGCTCCAACCTTGCGCGAATTGA
- the relB gene encoding type II toxin-antitoxin system RelB family antitoxin, protein MLAIRLDQEVENRLASLAKKTGRTKTDYAREAILQHLEDMEDYYLAVEAIQNPSKLYTPEEAKRELGL, encoded by the coding sequence ATGTTAGCCATTCGATTAGATCAGGAAGTCGAAAACCGTCTAGCTTCTTTAGCCAAGAAGACCGGACGGACCAAGACTGACTATGCACGGGAAGCGATCCTCCAACACCTTGAAGATATGGAGGATTACTACCTAGCCGTCGAGGCGATCCAGAATCCGAGCAAGCTCTATACCCCCGAAGAAGCTAAACGTGAGTTAGGATTATAA
- a CDS encoding SulP family inorganic anion transporter, translating into MLGKVLNWFRQSGLHPFPLFNTLRNYTFRKALADMRAGMNVSLLDFPQSMAYALIAGLPVQMGIFCSALSSVTAPMFASSRFVMIGPSNATAVMLLSTFLTLGYAPEQAMLALPVLLILVAIFMVVGAFIGIANLTQYVSRAVVVGYITAAAFLIIVNQLKTVLGLHVPRAGTFAESLKLLILGIGETQWEALAVASLTILVYLPLKRWAKGLPTVALSLLIVGGLAAVMGHYGIHAEMLSPVSVSSWQFGLPELRFGDLAVLANGALAVAFLSLLESSSIAKTLAAQSGDRVDLNQQMLSMGAASAACAFGGGMVVSGSLTRSVLNFKSGAQTAVSSIFNGIFLVIGLFALGRLIGYIPKPALAMLVILVGISLINRANIAVMLKTTRSDATVFLVTFIGGLFLSLDTAIYIGTAASIGLFLHKAAKPGLMEVSFDDSGKLVEQQLQQERKERPEIAIVHVEGDLFFASSDVFLDQMRHVVTHPALSVIILRLRNAHNLDASVALTIKELVVFARSNGRDVIVSGAHPYVERVFKNSGLLATLGESNFFRYHPENPTISTRDALKRAQEITGEKSADITIYASEKKE; encoded by the coding sequence ATGTTAGGTAAAGTCTTGAATTGGTTTCGTCAAAGTGGTCTGCATCCCTTTCCACTTTTTAATACGCTGCGTAACTATACCTTTCGAAAAGCACTGGCGGATATGCGTGCCGGGATGAATGTCTCCTTGCTCGATTTTCCCCAGAGTATGGCATACGCTTTAATTGCGGGACTTCCTGTGCAGATGGGGATTTTTTGTTCGGCTCTATCGAGTGTGACGGCGCCTATGTTTGCCAGTTCCCGTTTCGTGATGATCGGTCCCTCAAATGCGACCGCCGTCATGCTACTGAGTACTTTTCTGACGCTGGGCTATGCGCCTGAGCAGGCAATGCTTGCGTTGCCCGTGTTACTGATTTTGGTCGCCATCTTTATGGTTGTGGGCGCCTTTATCGGCATTGCAAATCTTACGCAGTACGTCTCGCGAGCCGTAGTTGTGGGCTATATCACCGCAGCTGCTTTTTTAATTATAGTGAATCAATTGAAGACGGTGCTGGGGCTACACGTGCCGAGAGCGGGCACCTTTGCGGAATCTTTAAAACTGTTGATACTGGGAATCGGAGAGACGCAGTGGGAGGCATTGGCTGTGGCCTCATTGACTATCTTGGTCTACTTGCCGCTCAAGCGATGGGCAAAAGGCCTGCCGACGGTGGCCTTGAGTTTATTGATCGTTGGTGGCTTAGCGGCTGTGATGGGGCATTACGGTATTCATGCGGAAATGCTGAGTCCTGTGAGCGTCAGTTCGTGGCAATTTGGATTACCTGAATTGAGGTTTGGGGATCTGGCGGTGCTTGCGAATGGAGCTTTAGCGGTAGCGTTTTTATCGCTGTTGGAGAGTTCCTCAATTGCCAAAACTCTGGCTGCGCAATCAGGAGACCGGGTTGATTTGAATCAACAAATGCTGAGTATGGGCGCAGCCAGTGCTGCCTGTGCCTTTGGCGGTGGAATGGTTGTTTCCGGGTCTTTAACGCGTTCGGTGCTCAATTTTAAAAGCGGTGCGCAGACCGCCGTTTCGAGTATTTTTAATGGTATCTTTTTGGTGATCGGACTTTTTGCTCTGGGGCGCTTGATTGGCTACATTCCGAAGCCAGCCCTGGCGATGCTGGTTATCTTGGTTGGAATTTCTTTGATCAACCGAGCGAACATTGCGGTGATGCTGAAGACCACTCGCAGTGATGCGACGGTATTTTTGGTGACCTTTATTGGAGGGCTTTTTTTATCCTTGGACACTGCGATATATATCGGCACTGCCGCGTCGATCGGCCTCTTTTTACATAAAGCAGCTAAGCCGGGGTTGATGGAAGTTTCGTTTGATGACAGTGGTAAGTTAGTTGAGCAACAGTTGCAGCAAGAGCGTAAAGAGCGTCCGGAAATTGCAATTGTGCATGTGGAGGGAGACCTGTTTTTTGCATCTAGCGATGTTTTTCTGGATCAAATGCGACACGTGGTCACGCATCCCGCCCTCAGTGTCATTATTCTGCGACTACGCAATGCACATAATCTCGATGCCTCGGTGGCACTGACGATTAAGGAATTGGTGGTCTTCGCGCGTTCGAACGGGCGCGATGTCATTGTCAGTGGGGCGCATCCCTATGTAGAACGTGTTTTTAAGAATTCCGGATTATTAGCGACTTTGGGAGAAAGTAACTTCTTTCGCTATCATCCGGAAAATCCGACCATTTCCACCCGTGATGCGCTGAAACGCGCTCAGGAAATTACAGGTGAGAAGTCGGCAGACATTACGATCTACGCCAGCGAGAAAAAAGAGTGA
- a CDS encoding right-handed parallel beta-helix repeat-containing protein has translation MSIFFSTTNRSRSLVCAIIVLAFGKSFANINVTNLMDSGAGSLRDAINQAEASAGADQINFQIGGTLNFSGVLPTINSGISISSNGFSVTFDGTGASDRAFLVSSTGSLTLSGLSIQSFSSGASSGGAIRVEGGNLELIDSSLTGNASEGAGGAILLLNSGSAVIQKSTLTGNNGLQGGAIAMSTGSLQLRDSQITNNTASLGSSGTTGLAGGILGLSSPTITIENSSISNNTAENYNGGIYHAGGTLDISGSSINGNSAEEAGRDGAGLLVGAGAQVTITDSEINGNTAATDGSRGGGINAQGETTSVTIERTTIDGNSAEGGGGISALDATVKVVDSTISNNEATGAGGGGISANRGQEIIIENSTITGNTSATGGGGLVLVAGVSGRVINRYHRFQ, from the coding sequence ATGAGTATATTCTTTTCAACAACCAACCGCTCCCGATCTCTGGTCTGTGCGATCATTGTCTTGGCTTTCGGCAAAAGTTTTGCTAACATCAATGTTACGAATCTGATGGATAGTGGCGCAGGATCCTTGCGTGATGCGATTAACCAAGCCGAAGCCTCTGCAGGGGCGGATCAGATCAATTTCCAAATTGGGGGAACGCTTAATTTTTCCGGAGTCCTTCCTACGATTAACAGTGGTATTTCCATTAGCAGCAATGGGTTCAGTGTCACTTTCGACGGGACCGGGGCAAGTGACCGCGCTTTCCTAGTTTCCTCCACCGGAAGTCTCACGCTTTCCGGCTTATCAATCCAGAGTTTTTCTTCCGGTGCGAGTAGTGGCGGGGCGATTCGTGTAGAAGGCGGGAACCTTGAGTTGATTGACAGCAGCTTGACTGGTAATGCTTCCGAAGGCGCAGGTGGGGCGATTCTTCTTCTAAATAGCGGTTCGGCTGTTATCCAAAAAAGCACTTTAACGGGCAATAATGGCTTGCAGGGGGGCGCAATAGCAATGTCGACGGGTTCGTTGCAGCTTAGAGACTCGCAAATTACAAATAATACAGCGTCCCTTGGCTCGTCCGGAACCACCGGATTAGCGGGAGGTATTTTGGGTTTAAGTAGTCCGACGATCACGATCGAAAATTCCAGCATTTCCAACAATACAGCTGAGAATTACAACGGAGGAATCTACCATGCAGGCGGCACGCTCGACATCAGCGGTTCCTCCATCAACGGAAACTCCGCCGAAGAAGCGGGCCGTGATGGCGCAGGCTTGCTCGTCGGTGCAGGTGCCCAGGTTACCATTACGGATAGCGAGATCAATGGCAACACAGCTGCAACGGACGGTAGCCGAGGGGGAGGTATCAATGCTCAGGGCGAGACTACGTCCGTGACAATCGAGCGAACGACCATCGACGGTAACTCCGCTGAAGGGGGTGGCGGAATCAGCGCGTTAGACGCCACCGTCAAGGTAGTGGATTCGACGATCAGTAACAACGAGGCGACCGGTGCGGGCGGCGGCGGCATCAGTGCCAATAGGGGCCAGGAAATCATCATTGAAAACAGCACGATCACTGGAAACACGAGTGCGACTGGTGGCGGAGGCCTGGTGCTTGTGGCCGGAGTTTCCGGACGGGTCATCAATAGGTACCATCGCTTTCAATGA
- a CDS encoding DUF748 domain-containing protein: MNRYSKTLVIFAALVIWYALIGFWIAPALIRHFGEQQLQARFSPDSSIAQVRINPFAGSFRVEGLKLADLAGAWSVEWQAAELNISAASLFKFYPVVDALRLAGADIRFEKRPSQAVEVSKVSEPSAGGDWRDLVKDLNLTEIPQMRVDLLEVSEGRIEFVDQTAATTYKKVMDPIDFTLRDFTTVVEGDTSMRFIADMDDGAVLRWEGDLKSQPIRSSGSLSLNGLVVNDLSPYYNPYIRFHLKRAVFGLGFDYQLDLSDLENLFQIENGQMSLTEVLCEPIEQDDQLISVDSVSLEGIGFRFPDMALEVASLAVTNGATRIFRDADGQINLAQLLVLPAASGEPAAEVATSESSLPEFSYRIEKVRLTDYRIVWEEALTAGLANLTVEIPNLELSAVSSDLDAPIQFSANYQIGDSGTAQIDGRIVPAEPVLDLSMQIEGVPLHLLSPYAQSFGETEIESGTFSFDGRFQYAATGEQLLVGDASVRGLTFVYADNLKAKWVGLDVGGLRMDLAPFSLALESAVLDQPEVVWTKAVSEVSEEMVEEADVVADVVETPNVSGSSPMPPIRVDLLSISQGRVTFVDESMQAVSQIEIDSLGLILRDLDLAGSQPAKLDLNAHINGSAFELHGALNTSQLKESTQLKASLTGLSLPAFSSYSGQAVGRRIANGTFNLESDWTIEASQLKASNQIRIEQLEFGDKVDSEHAVSLPLDLAVTLLTGPNGVMDLSLPLSGDLNDPKVGIGQIVRTAIVGLITNVATSPFKLLSGLVGAEEDLSVVNFDAGSAALSPAMITRINTLASALKERPGLKLAITPQISTADEVQLAEDQLRVDLLGEVDLSDEQLYRKRLAQRYREAMEAAGTPDEVTQVDDALGLKKMVTALLPGIQLADAERVSLAAVRARAIREHLITAQGIDPERLSLAEAEVGASEPGARFDLK, encoded by the coding sequence ATGAATCGATATTCGAAGACCTTGGTCATCTTCGCCGCGTTGGTTATTTGGTATGCCTTAATCGGGTTTTGGATCGCTCCAGCTCTGATCCGGCACTTTGGCGAGCAGCAACTGCAGGCGCGCTTTAGTCCGGATTCGAGCATTGCACAGGTGCGTATCAATCCGTTTGCGGGCTCTTTTCGAGTGGAAGGTTTGAAGCTGGCGGACCTCGCGGGGGCTTGGTCGGTGGAATGGCAGGCGGCGGAGCTGAACATTAGTGCCGCGAGTTTGTTCAAATTTTATCCAGTCGTGGATGCGCTGCGGCTGGCCGGGGCGGATATTCGTTTTGAAAAAAGGCCGAGTCAGGCAGTTGAAGTGTCAAAAGTGAGTGAGCCGAGCGCTGGCGGTGACTGGCGCGACTTGGTCAAAGATTTGAACTTGACCGAGATCCCACAGATGAGAGTGGATTTATTAGAAGTCTCTGAGGGGCGGATCGAATTTGTCGATCAGACGGCCGCGACGACCTATAAAAAGGTGATGGATCCGATTGATTTTACCCTGCGCGATTTCACGACGGTGGTTGAGGGCGACACGAGCATGCGATTTATCGCAGATATGGACGATGGGGCGGTGCTTCGGTGGGAGGGGGACTTGAAAAGCCAACCAATTCGTAGTTCTGGCTCTTTGAGCTTAAACGGATTGGTGGTGAATGATTTATCGCCGTATTATAATCCGTATATCCGCTTCCACCTGAAGCGGGCAGTCTTTGGGCTTGGATTCGATTATCAACTGGATCTCTCAGATTTGGAAAATCTCTTTCAAATTGAGAATGGCCAAATGTCACTCACCGAAGTGCTCTGTGAGCCGATCGAGCAAGATGATCAGCTCATCTCCGTGGACTCTGTCTCGCTGGAGGGGATCGGTTTCCGTTTTCCAGATATGGCGCTCGAGGTTGCCAGCCTTGCAGTGACGAATGGGGCCACTCGGATTTTTCGTGATGCGGATGGGCAAATCAATTTAGCGCAGTTACTCGTCTTGCCTGCGGCGAGCGGGGAGCCCGCAGCCGAAGTTGCGACGAGTGAAAGTTCGCTGCCTGAGTTCAGCTATCGTATCGAAAAGGTCCGACTCACGGATTATCGTATTGTATGGGAGGAAGCTTTGACTGCTGGCTTGGCGAATTTGACGGTTGAAATCCCTAATCTTGAACTTTCGGCCGTGTCGTCGGACCTTGATGCACCGATTCAATTCTCCGCTAATTATCAAATCGGGGATTCTGGAACCGCACAGATCGACGGTCGAATCGTGCCAGCTGAGCCGGTGCTGGATCTTTCGATGCAAATCGAGGGCGTGCCGCTGCATCTGCTCTCGCCATATGCACAGAGTTTTGGGGAGACCGAGATCGAGAGTGGCACTTTTAGTTTCGATGGTCGCTTTCAATATGCCGCGACAGGTGAACAATTGCTTGTTGGCGATGCTTCGGTTCGAGGACTCACATTTGTTTACGCTGATAATCTGAAAGCCAAATGGGTGGGGCTCGACGTCGGAGGCTTGCGCATGGATTTGGCTCCTTTTTCGCTGGCGCTGGAATCTGCGGTGTTGGATCAACCTGAAGTCGTGTGGACCAAGGCTGTATCTGAAGTGAGTGAAGAGATGGTAGAGGAAGCCGATGTCGTCGCCGATGTGGTCGAGACTCCAAATGTTTCAGGGAGTTCCCCCATGCCTCCGATCCGTGTCGACTTATTGAGCATTTCTCAGGGGCGCGTCACTTTCGTTGATGAAAGTATGCAAGCAGTGTCCCAGATCGAAATAGACTCTTTGGGGCTGATTCTTCGCGACTTGGATCTGGCGGGCAGTCAGCCGGCGAAACTTGACTTGAATGCCCATATCAATGGCAGTGCCTTTGAATTGCATGGGGCGCTCAATACCAGTCAACTAAAAGAGTCGACTCAGTTAAAGGCTTCACTCACTGGTCTTTCGCTGCCAGCGTTTTCCAGCTATTCGGGGCAAGCCGTTGGACGACGTATCGCGAATGGCACGTTTAATTTAGAGTCCGATTGGACGATTGAGGCGAGCCAACTCAAGGCGAGCAATCAGATACGTATCGAACAACTGGAATTCGGTGACAAGGTCGACAGTGAGCATGCCGTGAGCCTACCGCTCGATCTTGCGGTGACTTTGCTCACCGGGCCGAATGGTGTGATGGATTTATCCTTGCCCTTGTCCGGGGATTTGAACGATCCGAAAGTTGGGATCGGGCAAATTGTGCGGACCGCGATTGTTGGCTTAATTACTAATGTGGCGACATCGCCCTTTAAGTTATTGTCTGGTCTTGTCGGTGCGGAGGAAGATCTCTCAGTCGTGAATTTTGATGCAGGCTCTGCCGCGCTGTCGCCTGCGATGATCACGCGTATCAATACATTGGCCTCCGCGCTCAAGGAGCGGCCTGGATTGAAACTCGCGATCACGCCACAGATATCGACCGCTGATGAAGTGCAGCTGGCTGAAGATCAACTGCGCGTCGACTTACTTGGAGAGGTGGATCTTAGTGACGAGCAATTATACCGTAAGCGTCTCGCTCAACGCTACCGCGAAGCAATGGAAGCAGCGGGCACTCCTGACGAAGTGACTCAGGTCGATGACGCGCTCGGACTCAAGAAAATGGTGACTGCATTGCTGCCTGGTATCCAGTTGGCGGATGCGGAACGCGTGTCATTGGCTGCGGTACGAGCCCGCGCCATTCGTGAGCATCTGATCACTGCGCAAGGCATTGATCCAGAGCGCTTAAGCCTCGCCGAAGCTGAAGTCGGAGCGAGTGAGCCCGGCGCACGTTTTGATTTGAAGTAG